A window of Deltaproteobacteria bacterium contains these coding sequences:
- the grxC gene encoding glutaredoxin 3, which translates to MARVTVYTTQMCPYCVQAKRLLGERAIPYEEVDVGNDPALRDEMIARAGGRRTVPQIFIDGAHVGGYTELRALADRGGLAGLP; encoded by the coding sequence ATGGCAAGAGTCACCGTGTACACGACCCAGATGTGTCCGTATTGCGTGCAAGCGAAGCGGCTCCTCGGAGAGCGCGCGATCCCCTACGAAGAGGTCGACGTCGGAAACGATCCCGCCCTGCGCGACGAGATGATCGCGCGTGCCGGCGGGCGGCGCACGGTGCCGCAGATCTTCATCGATGGTGCGCATGTCGGCGGCTACACGGAGCTGCGCGCGCTGGCCGACCGCGGCGGTCTCGCCGGCCTACCGTAA
- the murJ gene encoding murein biosynthesis integral membrane protein MurJ, with the protein MSEKRQIARAAGLVGGLTVVSRVTGLVRDIVVGYLFGAGMGADAFFVAYRIPNLLRRLVAEGAATAAFIPVFTGYLAHGPRAEADRVARVLFTMMALVLGVVTVLGIVFAGPITALFAPGFAAVPGKLELTSRLTQVVFPYIFSIGMVAAAMGVLNALRDFWAPAMSPIVMNLVMIAATAALAPWLGIYSLAVAVLLGGAAQMASQLPALQRQGIPLTPLWAPRHAAVKRVGTLMLPTVFGSAVYQINVLVSTMFASLLPAGSVAFLWYAERLFEFPLGVFAVALSTAALPSFATLAKHDLAAFRDTVVFALRLVNLIALPAAVGLALTAEPLTSVLFIRGQFTPADAAATAVAVRWYSVGLWSVACVRVLVPAFYALEDTRTPVLTAAAAFVANLFFVVLLIGPVTVPPDSWFGRTMATATHAVGILDLRHGGLALSTSLAATVNLVALAALLNRRIGGFAWGSWLGSTARTGIASAMMVPVVRTIVARVEWFDGTTTLAVKVGWLLLAVAAGAATCGAALNVVGGSEVAAFRRAVVTRLQRRIAPRPS; encoded by the coding sequence ATGAGCGAGAAGCGACAGATCGCCCGGGCGGCCGGGCTGGTCGGCGGTTTGACGGTGGTTTCGCGCGTGACCGGGCTCGTGCGCGACATCGTGGTCGGGTACCTCTTCGGGGCCGGCATGGGCGCAGACGCGTTCTTCGTTGCGTACCGCATCCCGAATCTCTTGCGGCGCCTCGTGGCGGAAGGGGCGGCCACCGCAGCCTTCATCCCGGTCTTCACCGGATACCTGGCGCACGGACCGCGGGCCGAGGCCGATCGGGTGGCGCGCGTGCTGTTCACCATGATGGCGCTCGTGCTCGGCGTCGTCACGGTGCTCGGAATCGTCTTCGCGGGCCCGATCACGGCCCTTTTCGCGCCGGGCTTCGCCGCGGTGCCCGGAAAGCTCGAGCTCACGAGCCGGCTCACCCAGGTCGTGTTCCCGTACATCTTCAGCATCGGGATGGTCGCGGCGGCGATGGGCGTGTTGAACGCGCTCCGCGATTTCTGGGCACCGGCGATGTCCCCGATCGTCATGAACCTCGTGATGATCGCGGCGACGGCCGCGTTGGCGCCATGGCTCGGGATCTACAGCCTCGCGGTGGCGGTCCTCCTGGGGGGGGCCGCGCAGATGGCGTCGCAGCTTCCGGCGCTCCAGCGACAGGGGATTCCCCTCACGCCGCTCTGGGCGCCGCGTCACGCGGCGGTGAAGCGCGTCGGGACGTTGATGCTGCCGACCGTATTCGGCTCGGCCGTCTATCAAATCAACGTGCTGGTCAGCACGATGTTCGCCTCGCTCTTGCCGGCGGGGAGCGTCGCCTTCCTCTGGTACGCCGAGCGTCTGTTCGAGTTTCCGCTCGGCGTCTTCGCCGTCGCGCTCAGCACGGCGGCTCTGCCGAGCTTCGCGACGCTGGCCAAGCACGACCTCGCGGCCTTCCGGGACACGGTCGTTTTCGCGCTCCGCCTCGTGAATCTCATCGCGCTTCCCGCGGCGGTTGGGCTCGCCCTCACCGCCGAGCCGCTGACGTCCGTCCTGTTCATTCGGGGTCAGTTCACGCCCGCGGATGCCGCCGCGACGGCTGTCGCTGTGCGCTGGTACTCCGTCGGACTCTGGTCGGTCGCGTGCGTCCGCGTCCTGGTCCCAGCGTTCTACGCGCTCGAGGACACGCGCACTCCGGTTCTCACGGCCGCTGCGGCTTTTGTCGCCAATCTGTTCTTCGTCGTGTTGTTGATCGGTCCGGTGACGGTACCGCCGGACTCGTGGTTCGGGCGGACGATGGCGACGGCGACGCATGCGGTCGGCATCCTCGATCTCCGCCACGGCGGATTGGCGCTCTCGACTTCGCTGGCCGCCACCGTGAATCTCGTGGCGCTCGCCGCCCTGCTGAACCGGCGGATCGGCGGTTTCGCCTGGGGCTCGTGGCTCGGCTCGACGGCGCGAACGGGCATCGCCTCGGCGATGATGGTCCCGGTCGTGCGGACGATCGTGGCCCGCGTCGAGTGGTTCGACGGCACGACGACGCTGGCGGTCAAAGTGGGGTGGCTGCTGCTGGCGGTTGCGGCGGGCGCGGCGACGTGCGGCGCGGCGCTCAACGTCGTCGGCGGGAGCGAAGTGGCCGCGTTTCGCCGTGCGGTCGTGACGCGGTTGCAGCGCCGGATCGCACCGCGGCCGTCATGA
- the mazG gene encoding nucleoside triphosphate pyrophosphohydrolase: MNRFGELVGILRRLRGPDGCPWDREQTPQSLRGCLLEESYETLDALDRDDPNDLRDELGDLLLQIVMQADMAAESGGFTIEDVIGGVIDKMVRRHPHVFGDVKVADTADVLRNWSRIKSAERAGKGTDADPSILSGLPSELPALHAAHRIGEKASRVGFDWPSPRAAMAKVREEVAELEEALTEGVPSRVAHEVGDALFALASVSRLADQNAEMSLRETLARFTRRFRGMERALAVAGRDIHAVPQDELEALWEAEKRAERGADHRVLEEGRAPGEGRAPGGGSS, from the coding sequence ATGAACCGATTTGGCGAGCTGGTGGGAATCTTACGGCGCCTACGCGGTCCGGACGGATGTCCCTGGGATCGCGAGCAGACGCCGCAGAGCCTGCGCGGGTGCCTCTTGGAAGAGTCGTACGAGACGCTCGACGCGCTCGATCGCGACGATCCGAACGACTTGCGCGACGAGCTCGGTGACCTGCTCCTGCAGATCGTCATGCAGGCGGACATGGCCGCCGAAAGCGGCGGTTTCACCATCGAGGACGTGATCGGGGGCGTCATCGACAAGATGGTACGGCGCCATCCCCACGTCTTCGGCGACGTGAAGGTCGCCGACACCGCCGACGTGCTCCGCAACTGGTCGCGCATCAAGAGCGCTGAACGCGCCGGCAAGGGGACCGACGCGGACCCTTCGATCCTGAGCGGGCTGCCTTCCGAGCTGCCCGCCCTCCACGCCGCGCATCGCATCGGCGAGAAGGCCTCCCGCGTCGGATTCGATTGGCCGTCTCCGCGCGCCGCGATGGCGAAGGTCCGCGAAGAGGTGGCGGAGCTCGAGGAGGCCCTGACGGAGGGCGTACCGTCGCGCGTCGCGCACGAGGTCGGTGACGCGCTCTTCGCCCTCGCGAGCGTCTCCCGCCTCGCCGATCAGAACGCCGAGATGAGCCTGCGCGAGACGCTGGCGCGCTTCACCCGACGCTTTCGCGGCATGGAACGCGCCCTCGCCGTCGCCGGTCGGGACATCCACGCGGTTCCACAGGACGAGCTCGAAGCGCTCTGGGAGGCCGAGAAGCGCGCCGAGCGCGGCGCCGACCACCGTGTCCTCGAAGAGGGCCGTGCCCCCGGAGAGGGCCGTGCCCCGGGAGGGGGTTCGTCATGA
- the rpsT gene encoding 30S ribosomal protein S20 gives MNKHPSAQKRHRQSVKRQARNTVIRSRVRTSVRKLRESIAAGNGAEATERLLSATRAISKAATKGVFHRNTASRKISRLTLAVRKLTANA, from the coding sequence GTGAACAAGCACCCGTCCGCACAAAAGCGCCATCGTCAGAGCGTCAAACGGCAAGCCCGCAACACCGTGATCCGGTCGCGCGTTCGCACTTCGGTGCGAAAGCTCCGCGAGTCGATCGCGGCCGGCAACGGCGCAGAAGCAACCGAGCGCCTCCTGAGCGCGACCCGTGCCATCAGCAAGGCCGCAACCAAGGGCGTGTTTCACCGCAATACCGCCTCCCGCAAGATCTCGCGCCTCACGTTGGCCGTCCGCAAGCTGACGGCCAACGCCTGA
- a CDS encoding alpha/beta fold hydrolase produces the protein MEASVDGIRLHYELAGEAGPLVVLTHGLGGRLGFFDPHVEVLARRYRVLRWDLRGAGMSAKPAGPYSPELFARDLAGLLDVLGEPSAHLVGHSGGGAVAQRFALDCPRRASSLVLASTSSEVGPKAAAAWTRLAETIEQRGFGSADSDPDPRGFGPSFAAAHPEVVRELAAQTRANDPRAYAASARAFGSYNFTDELPALRAPTLILQGLADQMTPPGGSVILSRRLPRARLVMVPDAGHNLPIEAPALFTTAILSFLGGLELAGAAE, from the coding sequence GTGGAGGCCAGCGTCGACGGCATTCGTCTGCACTACGAGCTCGCCGGTGAAGCCGGCCCGCTCGTGGTGTTGACGCACGGGCTCGGAGGTCGTCTCGGCTTCTTCGATCCGCACGTCGAAGTCCTGGCGCGCCGGTATCGCGTCCTGCGTTGGGATCTCCGCGGCGCCGGCATGTCGGCGAAGCCCGCGGGACCCTATTCGCCCGAGCTCTTCGCACGCGACCTCGCGGGGTTGCTCGACGTGCTCGGCGAGCCGTCGGCACATCTCGTCGGTCATTCCGGTGGGGGCGCGGTCGCACAGCGCTTCGCGCTCGACTGCCCGCGGCGCGCGTCGTCGCTGGTCCTCGCCAGCACCTCGAGCGAGGTCGGGCCGAAGGCCGCAGCGGCCTGGACCCGCCTCGCCGAGACCATCGAGCAGCGCGGCTTCGGCTCGGCGGACTCCGATCCCGACCCGCGCGGCTTCGGCCCGTCGTTCGCGGCGGCGCATCCCGAGGTCGTCCGGGAGCTCGCCGCGCAGACGCGTGCGAACGATCCCCGCGCCTATGCCGCCAGCGCGCGCGCGTTCGGCTCCTACAATTTCACGGACGAGCTCCCGGCGCTCCGCGCTCCGACGCTGATCCTGCAGGGCCTCGCCGACCAGATGACGCCTCCGGGAGGCTCGGTCATCCTGTCGCGCCGCCTGCCGCGGGCACGACTCGTGATGGTTCCCGACGCCGGTCACAACCTCCCGATCGAAGCCCCCGCCCTCTTCACGACGGCGATACTCTCCTTCCTCGGCGGCCTCGAACTCGCGGGCGCGGCCGAGTGA